CCGCTCCCGGTCTCGGGGGCGGGCGGCGCTGCGTCCGGGCCCCGCGCCCGGCTCACCCGGCTGCGTGCGCCCGGGGCCGTCGCCGTCGCGATCGCCGGCGCGACGTGCTGGCTCGCCCTCGTGGACCCGCACACCCCCGGCGAGTACGGCGTGTGCCCGCTGCTCGCGCTCACCGGGTTGTACTGCGCCGGGTGCGGAGGTCTGCGCGCCACGCACGACCTCGCCCATGGCGACCTGGCCGGCGCCTGGGCGATGAACCCGCTCCTCGTCCTGGCCGTCCCGCTGGTCGCCGTGCTCTGGGCGCGGTGGGCGGCCCGCCGATGGCGCGGCGCCCCCGTGCCGCCGCGCGAGCAGCCGCGGCTGTGGCCCGCGTGGTCGCTGCTCGTGGTGGTGGTCGGGTACTCGGTGCTGCGCAACGTCCCCGCGCTGGCTCCCGTGCTCGCGCCCTGAGCCCTTACGCTCTGGCGACCCCACAGATCGAGGACCCGTCAGATGAGCGTCAGCTCCACCCCGCCTGCCCACGACGGCGCGGCTAAGCCGTCCGCGGGCCAGGCGGGCCCGCACCAGGCCCAGCCGCAGCACCCAACGCAGCAGTACCCCGCGCAGCAGCACCCCGCGCAGCAGTACGGAGCCGGCTCCGGCGGCTACTACCCCGGCGGCCCTTTCATGTACCCGCGCAACGAGCTCGCGGTCTGGTCGCTCGTGCTCGGCCTCGTGTCGTTCGTGCTGGGATGCATGTTCGTGACCGGCATCCCCGCGATCATCCTT
The sequence above is a segment of the Cellulomonas chengniuliangii genome. Coding sequences within it:
- a CDS encoding DUF2752 domain-containing protein → MPGPQHRPLPVSGAGGAASGPRARLTRLRAPGAVAVAIAGATCWLALVDPHTPGEYGVCPLLALTGLYCAGCGGLRATHDLAHGDLAGAWAMNPLLVLAVPLVAVLWARWAARRWRGAPVPPREQPRLWPAWSLLVVVVGYSVLRNVPALAPVLAP
- a CDS encoding DUF4190 domain-containing protein: MSVSSTPPAHDGAAKPSAGQAGPHQAQPQHPTQQYPAQQHPAQQYGAGSGGYYPGGPFMYPRNELAVWSLVLGLVSFVLGCMFVTGIPAIILGNRAKRAAEAGEADNPGLATAGIVLGWTSVVLGALLTVALVVVFGMTAAFVQGLRDAF